In Streptomyces sp. NBC_00344, the genomic window CCCGCAAATGGATCGACGCTGTACTCGCCACCCAGCAGTCCGACGGCTTCTTCGGGCCGACCAGGCTGCGCACCTCTCTCAACGCCGGGCCGGACTTCTGGCCCTTCCTGCCACTGCTGATGGCCCTGCGGACCTACGAGGAGTACGCGAACGACGCTCGTATCGTCCCGTTCATCACCCGTTTCATGAAGTTCATGCACGCCCAGGCGGCCGGTGTCTTCCGGACGAGCTGGATCTCCTACCGCATCGGTGACGCACTGGACATCGCGCTCTGGCTGCACGGCCGCACCGGTGATGACTTCCTGCTGGACCTCGCCGCCACGATGTACAACCAGGGTGCCGACTGGGCGGGGGGCACTCCCAGCCCGCACAACGTCAACATCGCCCAGGGATTCCGCGAGCCGGCACAGTACGCTCAGGTCACAGGCGACACCGCGCTCACCGATGCCACCTACCGCGGCTACGGCAACGTGCTCGGTACCTATGGACAGTTCCCCGGTGGAGGCATCGCCGGGGACGAGAACTACCGGCCGGGTTTCGGCGATCCACGACAGGGGTTCGAAACCTGCGGCGTCGTGGAATTCATGGCCAGCCACGAACTGCTGACCAGGATCACCGGCGATCCCGTATGGGCCGACCGGTGCGAGGATCTCGCGTTCAACATGCTGCCGGCCTCCCTGGACCCGCAGGGCAAGGGAGTCCACTACATCACCAGTGCGAACAGCATCGACCTCGACAACAACAGGAAGACACAAGGCCAGTTCCAGAACGGCTTCGCGATGCAGTCCTTCCAGCCCGGAGTGGACCAGTACCGCTGCTGCCCGCACAACTACGGCATGGGCTGGCCGTATTTCAACGAGGAACTCTGGCTGGCCACTCCCGATCAGGGCCTCGCGGCGGCGATGTACGCCCCGAACTCGGTGCGCGCGAAGGTGGCTGGAGGCACCACGGTGACGATCACCGAGGACACCGACTACCCCTTCGGTGAGACGGTCAGCCTCACTCTTTCCACGCCGAGCGATGTGGCCTTCCCGCTGCACCTGCGGATCCCCGGCTGGTGCAGCGGCCCCGAACTCAAGGTCAACGGCGCAGCGGTGGCGGCGGCGGACGGACCGGCGTTCGCGAAGGTGGACAGGACCTGGCGCAACGGCGATGTGGTCACGCTGCGGCTGCCGCAGCGGACGGCGCTGCGCACCTGGCCGGTCGGCCACGGCGCCGTAAGTGTCGACCACGGGCCGCTCACCTACTCGCTGAAGATCGGTGAGAAGTACGTGCGCTACGCGGGCACCGATGCGTTTCCCGAGTACGAGGTGCATGCCACCACACCGTGGAACTACGGCCTCACACCAGGCGGCCCGCTGACCTTCACCCGGGCCGACGGACCTCTGGTGGGTGATCCCTTCACCCAGGAGAACGGGCCGGTGCGGATCACCGCCCAGGCCCGGCGTATCGCCGAGTGGATCTCCGACAACGAGCATGTCGTCACGCCGCTCCAGCAGGGCCCCGCCCGCAGCAGTGCGCCGGTGGAGACGATCACGCTGATTCCCATGGGAGCCGCTCGCCTTCGGATCACGGCCTTCCCGACGGCCGCGCCCGACGGCAAGGCCTGGGTCCCCGAGCCGGTCTACCGGCGCATCCTCAACAAGAACAGCAACAAGGTGCTGGCGGTCGACGGTATGTCGACCGCCAACAGTGCCAGGGTCGTGCAGTACGACAACGTGGGCAGCGGCGACCATGCCTGGCAGCTCATCGACAAGGGCGCCGGCTGGTATCTGATCAGGAACGGTCAGAGCGGCAAGGTGCTCGGAGTGGACGGAATGTCGACCGCCGACAGTGCGATCGTCGTTCAGTACGAGGACAACGGCACGGCCGATCATCTGTGGACTCTGGTCGACAACGGTGACGGCTGGTTCCGGGTCCGCAACAAGAACAGCGGCAAGGTGCTGGGCGTGGACCGCATGTCGACGGCCAACAGCGCCCAGGTGGTGCAGTTCGCCGACAGCGGTACCGCGGACCACCTCTGGAAGCTTCTCTGATCGCACGGTCCCGGCGCATCCGGCGGGGACCCTCCATGCGAAGGGTGCGGCAGCCGGACGGCTGCCGCACCCTTCGCATGGAGGGCGAAAGAATTTCGGCCATGGAGAGCGGTGCATATGCCAGAGATATGGCCAGAATTCTATGGTGACTTTGTGGCGTCAGAGAAGATACTCGTTGACTGGGACGGTTGAATTTTGTTCGATTGGCTCTTGATCGATAAACGAAAAACATTCACTGCCTAAAGGCTGTCCCGTAATCCGTGGTGGATCAGCGCGCTGTGTCGGATGCGGTGCACCGCATGGCGGAGGAGGGTCCTCACGCTCGGCGTATGCGGGCGGTCCGGCCACGCGGCAAGGTGCCGAAGCCGGAGTCGAGCGCCTGCCGGGGATTACGGGAGAGCCCGTAGCGGCAAACTGCCCAGGGGGTGTGGCTGTGCACGACGAATTCCTGTGCCATGTCACCGCGTACGGAGTCTGCGGTGGCCGACGCGTCGGCGTTCCGCTGGGGACCTATCGCGCACCCTCGCTTCCGCTGGCCCTGTGGTGGTTGAGGGACCGCGCGACATGGATCTCGGAGCGGCTGGATCCCACTCCCGACAATGAACGTTTCCCGCCGCAGGCGCTCTTCGAGATGGGGCTGGACGCACCGGACGTGCCCGGTGCCTTCCGTGCCTGGCGGGATGACGCCGTACATCAGCAGAAGTCGGCGGAAGCGCTGGCGGCAGGTGAGCTTCTGCGATTCGCCGTCCATGACGACACCACGGAATACGAGCTCCTCGCGGAGTCGGTCGATGCATTGCGAATGCAGCGGGCGATTCCCGTACTCACACCGTCCGCTGCGGAATCGGAACCGGAGCTCAGAGGTTCGATGGTGGCATCTGCAAAGGGAATGGAGGGCAGTGTGTTCCGGCGCGCTGAATTCGAGGGACTCCCTTCGGGGGCCGCGCTGCTGGCGACGCTGCAGAGTTCCACTGTGGTGTTCAGCTCTGCGGCAGGATAGCGGCGTCGCCGCGGGTCCTGCCGCAGAAGCCGGTTCGGCCGCGGTGCGTCAGCAGGCTCCCTTGTCCTGCCAGACGCCCCACTCGCCGGTGGTGCCGGGCTCTTCGTTCTGCGTCCACCACTTGGCCTGCCAGGTGTGGCCGTTGTGCGAGACCGTGTTGCCCTGGGTGTAGACGGCCGATCCGGTCCAGGCGGCCGCGGTGCAGGAGCCGCCCGGTGTCGGAGAGGTCGAGACCGGTGGTGTGGTCGGGGGCGTCGTGGGCGGTGTGGCGCCGGCGAACGTCACCGAGTACTTCGCGAATTCCCACGCCGACTGCGGCACACTGCTGCAGGTGCCGGAGGTGGTGCCGTTGTCCGGCGGGCTGCACTGCCGGTCGCGGTTGAGCGACCAGAAGGTGAAGCGGTCCATGTGGTGGCTCGTCGCGAAGTCGAGGACGGTCTGGAAGTCGGTCTGACGGAAGTATTCTCCGGTGTCGCTGCGGCCGTTCATCCCGGAGAAGCCCTCA contains:
- a CDS encoding beta-L-arabinofuranosidase domain-containing protein; this encodes MSLNRRRFLQSGALTLSAVALSGRLPAVASAAPLDADALRRSLAPDAFRRLAPGSVTPRGWLAGQLRLQLDGLCGRYEERSHFLDFDATGWVHPELEGWEEVPYWLRGYVPLAVATGDKAALANARKWIDAVLATQQSDGFFGPTRLRTSLNAGPDFWPFLPLLMALRTYEEYANDARIVPFITRFMKFMHAQAAGVFRTSWISYRIGDALDIALWLHGRTGDDFLLDLAATMYNQGADWAGGTPSPHNVNIAQGFREPAQYAQVTGDTALTDATYRGYGNVLGTYGQFPGGGIAGDENYRPGFGDPRQGFETCGVVEFMASHELLTRITGDPVWADRCEDLAFNMLPASLDPQGKGVHYITSANSIDLDNNRKTQGQFQNGFAMQSFQPGVDQYRCCPHNYGMGWPYFNEELWLATPDQGLAAAMYAPNSVRAKVAGGTTVTITEDTDYPFGETVSLTLSTPSDVAFPLHLRIPGWCSGPELKVNGAAVAAADGPAFAKVDRTWRNGDVVTLRLPQRTALRTWPVGHGAVSVDHGPLTYSLKIGEKYVRYAGTDAFPEYEVHATTPWNYGLTPGGPLTFTRADGPLVGDPFTQENGPVRITAQARRIAEWISDNEHVVTPLQQGPARSSAPVETITLIPMGAARLRITAFPTAAPDGKAWVPEPVYRRILNKNSNKVLAVDGMSTANSARVVQYDNVGSGDHAWQLIDKGAGWYLIRNGQSGKVLGVDGMSTADSAIVVQYEDNGTADHLWTLVDNGDGWFRVRNKNSGKVLGVDRMSTANSAQVVQFADSGTADHLWKLL